One Drosophila santomea strain STO CAGO 1482 chromosome X, Prin_Dsan_1.1, whole genome shotgun sequence DNA segment encodes these proteins:
- the LOC120456310 gene encoding la-related protein 7 — MAAKSTEKEKSEGQEPATPAENPDPAAPTEPAEENAKEPATEDTTPAKKDGGRKRKRHLFNSIRGQMEFYFGDANLSKDRFLRRYVEQDPYVPLEIFLTFNKIKTLTQDVQQIAKALSNSQLLELDETKLKVKRRTKLPDQRDVNDKTLYVEALPANATHDWLKEVFSRYGPVAYVSLPHYPGTKKIKEFAFIEFEKSGSVEKALKAFAQIQGVLSVETDPSELTSVRSFQQQQQLQQKAEQPQAESEQVDLSKRILKRQATDKDREEVHDVKRVKLEEGQPSDTSTAEETASETDAEATAEASEQEGKAEATDGDGAAKKRRRKRKKKAIVDKPNIEPSALELKVLPKTSWSSLRNKYLNLQRRLVSEAKSKLWRENHPQNQQHHHQQQHSHQNHPKPSQLPEAVKEEETGGEVLSDGGEAAVEAAPVPAKRRKAVHKMNMNFYGAGGVESTKSEEPSQERTPLFKYEPGLIVECTLLEPCTNVKELKADMRQYPDIKYVDIKEGDQVALLRLGTPAAAEEFVRQVNCAERQLKVLSGQQETLYWRKIEQDREAKLSKKVRVQQKRGREKVAKLLAKHIKFDDGDDEVQAAAMD; from the exons ATGGCTGCTAAAAGCACAGAGAAGGAGAAGAGCGAGGGCCAGGAGCCCGCGACGCCAGCGGAAAACCCCGATCCTGCCGCACCCACCGAACCAGCTGAGGAAAATGCCAAGGAGCCGGCGACGGAAGACACAACGCCGGCTAAAAAGGACGGAGGACGCAAACGGAAGAGGCATTTGTTCAATTCGATTCGCGGCCAAATGGAATTCTACTTCGGTGACGCAAACTTGAGCAAGGATCGCTTCCTTCGGCGCTACGTAGAGCAGGATCCAT ATGTACCTCTGGAAATCTTTCTCACATTTAACAAGATCAAGACGCTCACCCAGGATGTGCAGCAGATAGCCAAGGCACTGAGCAACTCCCAGCTTCTGGAGCTGGACGAGACCAAGCTGAAGGTCAAGCGACGGACCAAGCTCCCGGATCAGCGCGATGTCAACGACAAAACCTTGTATGTAGAGGCCCTGCCTGCAAATGCCACTCACGATTGGCTGAAGGAGGTTTTCAGCCGTTATGGACCGGTGGCCTATGTCTCCCTGCCCCACTATCCGGGCACAAAAAAGATCAAGGAGTTCGCCTTTATCGAATTCGAGAAGAGCGGGTCCGTGGAGAAGGCTCTTAAGGCATTTGCCCAGATACAGGGCGTTCTGTCTGTAGAAACCGATCCCAGCGAACTGACAAGCGTGCGCTCCtttcagcaacagcagcagttaCAACAGAAAGCTGAGCAGCCGCAGGCAGAGTCTGAACAGGTTGATTTGTCAAAGCGAATTCTGAAAAGGCAAGCCACTGACAAGGATCGCGAGGAGGTACACGACGTGAAACGGGTTAAGTTAGAGGAGGGCCAGCCCAGTGATACCTCTACAGCTGAGGAAACAGCGAGTGAAACGGATGCGGAGGCCACAGCCGAAGCCTCCGAGCAGGAGGGCAAAGCAGAGGCAACCGATGGCGATGGAGCTGCCAAAAAGCGTCGTCGCAAGCGTAAGAAGAAGGCGATTGTGGATAAGCCAAACATTGAGCCCAGTGCCCTGGAGCTTAAAGTGCTACCCAAGACCAGTTGGAGCAGTCTGCGCAACAAGTATTTGAATCTTCAGCGTCGCCTCGTTAGTGAGGCAAAGAGCAAGCTATGGCGTGAGAATCACCCGCAGAATCAGCAGCACCATCATCAACAACAGCACAGCCACCAAAACCATCCGAAACCTTCGCAGCTACCCGAGGCCGTCAAAGAGGAGGAAACCGGAGGCGAGGTTCTTAGCGATGGCGGTGAAGCTGCAGTGGAAGCAGCGCCTGTGCCAGCCAAGCGTCGCAAAGCGGTACACAAGATGAACATGAATTTCTACGGCGCCGGCGGCGTGGAATCCACAAAATCCGAAGAGCCTTCGCAGGAGCGCACGCCGCTCTTCAAATACGAGCCCGGACTGATTGTGGAATGCACTCTGCTGGAACCCTGCACCAATGTCAAAGAGCTAAAGGCTGACATGCGCCAGTATCCGGATATTAAATATGTGGATATCAAGGAGGGCGATCAAGTGGCCCTACTACGTTTGGGAACGCCTGCCGCAGCTGAGGAGTTTGTACGCCAGGTCAATTGTGCCGAGAGGCAGCTAAAAGTGCTCTCTGGCCAGCAGGAGACGCTCTATTGGCGCAAAATCGAGCAGGATCGCGAGGCAAAACTCTCGAAAAAGGTGCGCGTGCAGCAGAAACGCGGTCGCGAGAAAGTGGCCAAACTTCTGGCGAAGCACATTAAGtttgatgatggcgatgatgaagTGCAGGCGGCCGCCATGGATTGA
- the LOC120456311 gene encoding TM2 domain-containing protein almondex, which yields MRLQRQCIVVNMRSAIVLIMIFVLTGIRNSETASGGNQMDLSDAKGDHKDNSNASNGNGNANDNEVYVPPLVSSMVAKSGGGGAGGLLDNITAYSSSSSSSNGNNNMLCPYDKETPCDRLQFPCIRCNYNHGCIYGRDLNVTCEVINNVQCLGERSFQRQMNCRYCYQTEMWQQSCGQRSSCNSATDKLFRTNCTVHHDVLCLGNRSFTRNLRCNWTQGYRWSTALLISLTLGGFGADRFYLGHWQEGIGKLFSFGGLGVWTIIDVLLISMHYLGPADGSLYI from the coding sequence ATGAGGCTCCAACGGCAGTGCATTGTGGTCAACATGCGATCGGCCATTGTCCTGATCATGATCTTCGTGCTGACGGGGATCAGGAACAGCGAAACGGCTAGCGGTGGCAACCAGATGGATTTATCGGATGCAAAAGGCGATCACAAGGACAACAGCAATGCAAgtaatggcaatggaaatgcCAACGATAACGAGGTGTATGTGCCGCCATTGGTGTCCAGCATGGTGGCCAAgagcggaggaggaggagccggTGGACTCCTGGACAACATAACCGcctacagcagcagcagcagcagtagcaatGGGAACAACAACATGCTGTGCCCGTACGACAAGGAAACGCCCTGCGATCGCCTACAGTTTCCCTGCATCCGATGCAACTACAACCATGGATGCATCTACGGTCGGGACTTGAATGTCACCTGCGAGGTGATCAACAATGTCCAGTGCCTGGGCGAACGGAGCTTCCAGCGACAAATGAACTGCCGATACTGCTACCAAACGGAAATGTGGCAACAGAGCTGTGGCCAGCGCTCCAGTTGCAACTCGGCGACGGATAAACTATTTCGTACCAACTGCACCGTGCACCATGATGTACTCTGCCTTGGTAACCGATCCTTTACCCGTAACCTGCGCTGTAATTGGACGCAAGGCTATCGCTGGAGCACAGCTCTGCTGATTAGCCTCACACTGGGTGGCTTCGGAGCCGATCGATTTTATTTGGGCCACTGGCAGGAAGGAATTGGAAAGCTGTTTAGCTTTGGCGGCCTCGGCGTCTGGACCATCATCGATGTCCTGCTCATCTCGATGCATTATTTGGGGCCAGCGGATGGCTCACTTTACATATAG
- the LOC120456600 gene encoding dual specificity mitogen-activated protein kinase kinase dSOR1 isoform X1 codes for MSKNKLNLVLPPVNTEATVAAATVAPTPPFKTPSGTDTHSLLGKPKTSIDALTETLEGLDMDDTERKRIKVFLSQKEKIGELSDEDLEKLGELGSGNGGVVMKVRHTHTHLIMARKLIHLEVKPAIKKQILRELKVLHECNFPHIVGFYGAFYSDGEISICMEYMDGGSLDLILKRAGRIPESILGRITLAVLKGLSYLRDKHAIIHRDVKPSNILVNSSGEIKICDFGVSGQLIDSMANSFVGTRSYMSPERLQGTHYSVQSDIWSLGLSLVEMAIGMYPIPPPNTATLESIFADNAEESGQPTDEPRAMAIFELLDYIVNEPPPKLEHKIFSTEFKDFVDICLKKQPDERADLKTLLSHPWIRKAEVEEVDISGWVCKTMDLPPSTPKRNTSPN; via the exons ATGTCGAAGAACAAGCTGAATCTGGTGCTGCCGCCGGTAAATACGGAGGCAACTGTTGCCGCCGCCACAGTGGCGCCGACGCCGCCGTTCAAAACCCCCTCTGGCACAGA CACACACAGTTTGCTGGGGAAGCCCAAGACGAGCATCGATGCACTGACAGAGACGCTGGAGGGACTGGACATGGACGACACGGAACGCAAGCGGATCAAGGTGTTCCTCAGCCAGAAGGAGAAGATTGGCGAGCTGTCGGACGAGGATCTGGAGAAGCTGGGCGAACTGGGATCGGGCAATGGCGGCGTGGTGATGAAGGTCCggcatacgcacacacacctaATCATGGCCAGGAAACTGATCCATCTGGAGGTGAAGCCGGCAATCAAAAAACAGATCCTGCGCGAACTGAAAGTCCTGCACGAATGTAATTTCCCGCACATTGTCGGTTTCTACGGCGCCTTCTACAGCGACGGCGAGATCAGTATCTGCATGGAGTATATGGACGGGGGATCGCTTGACCTGATCCTCAAGCGGGCTGGTCGAATACCGGAGTCCATTCTCGGCAGGATCACGCTGGCGGTGCTCAAGGGCTTGAGCTATCTGCGCGATAAGCACGCCATCATCCACCGTGACGTGAAGCCGAGCAATATCCTCGTCAACAGCAGCGGCGAGATCAAGATCTGTGATTTCGGCGTCTCCGGCCAACTGATCGACTCGATGGCCAACTCCTTTGTGGGCACCCGTAGCTATATGTCG CCGGAGCGATTGCAGGGCACTCACTACTCCGTGCAGTCGGACATCTGGTCGTTGGGCCTGTCGTTAGTGGAAATGGCCATTGGCATGTATCCCATCCCGCCGCCAAACACCGCCACCCTGGAGTCGATATTCGCCGACAATGCGGAGGAGAGCGGCCAGCCGACGGACGAGCCCAGGGCAATGGCCATCTTCGAGCTGCTGGATTATATTGTGAACGAACCGCCGCCCAAGCTGGAGCACAAGATCTTCTCCACCGAGTTCAAGGACTTTGTGGACATCTGCCTGAAGAAACAGCCCGACGAGCGGGCCGATCTCAAGACTCTGCTG AGTCATCCGTGGATACGCAAGGCGGAAGTGGAGGAGGTGGATATATCCGGCTGGGTGTGCAAGACAATGGATCTGCCGCCGTCGACGCCAAAGCGCAATACGTCGCCCAACTAG
- the LOC120456600 gene encoding dual specificity mitogen-activated protein kinase kinase dSOR1 isoform X2: protein MSKNKLNLVLPPVNTEATVAAATVAPTPPFKTPSGTDLLGKPKTSIDALTETLEGLDMDDTERKRIKVFLSQKEKIGELSDEDLEKLGELGSGNGGVVMKVRHTHTHLIMARKLIHLEVKPAIKKQILRELKVLHECNFPHIVGFYGAFYSDGEISICMEYMDGGSLDLILKRAGRIPESILGRITLAVLKGLSYLRDKHAIIHRDVKPSNILVNSSGEIKICDFGVSGQLIDSMANSFVGTRSYMSPERLQGTHYSVQSDIWSLGLSLVEMAIGMYPIPPPNTATLESIFADNAEESGQPTDEPRAMAIFELLDYIVNEPPPKLEHKIFSTEFKDFVDICLKKQPDERADLKTLLSHPWIRKAEVEEVDISGWVCKTMDLPPSTPKRNTSPN from the exons ATGTCGAAGAACAAGCTGAATCTGGTGCTGCCGCCGGTAAATACGGAGGCAACTGTTGCCGCCGCCACAGTGGCGCCGACGCCGCCGTTCAAAACCCCCTCTGGCACAGA TTTGCTGGGGAAGCCCAAGACGAGCATCGATGCACTGACAGAGACGCTGGAGGGACTGGACATGGACGACACGGAACGCAAGCGGATCAAGGTGTTCCTCAGCCAGAAGGAGAAGATTGGCGAGCTGTCGGACGAGGATCTGGAGAAGCTGGGCGAACTGGGATCGGGCAATGGCGGCGTGGTGATGAAGGTCCggcatacgcacacacacctaATCATGGCCAGGAAACTGATCCATCTGGAGGTGAAGCCGGCAATCAAAAAACAGATCCTGCGCGAACTGAAAGTCCTGCACGAATGTAATTTCCCGCACATTGTCGGTTTCTACGGCGCCTTCTACAGCGACGGCGAGATCAGTATCTGCATGGAGTATATGGACGGGGGATCGCTTGACCTGATCCTCAAGCGGGCTGGTCGAATACCGGAGTCCATTCTCGGCAGGATCACGCTGGCGGTGCTCAAGGGCTTGAGCTATCTGCGCGATAAGCACGCCATCATCCACCGTGACGTGAAGCCGAGCAATATCCTCGTCAACAGCAGCGGCGAGATCAAGATCTGTGATTTCGGCGTCTCCGGCCAACTGATCGACTCGATGGCCAACTCCTTTGTGGGCACCCGTAGCTATATGTCG CCGGAGCGATTGCAGGGCACTCACTACTCCGTGCAGTCGGACATCTGGTCGTTGGGCCTGTCGTTAGTGGAAATGGCCATTGGCATGTATCCCATCCCGCCGCCAAACACCGCCACCCTGGAGTCGATATTCGCCGACAATGCGGAGGAGAGCGGCCAGCCGACGGACGAGCCCAGGGCAATGGCCATCTTCGAGCTGCTGGATTATATTGTGAACGAACCGCCGCCCAAGCTGGAGCACAAGATCTTCTCCACCGAGTTCAAGGACTTTGTGGACATCTGCCTGAAGAAACAGCCCGACGAGCGGGCCGATCTCAAGACTCTGCTG AGTCATCCGTGGATACGCAAGGCGGAAGTGGAGGAGGTGGATATATCCGGCTGGGTGTGCAAGACAATGGATCTGCCGCCGTCGACGCCAAAGCGCAATACGTCGCCCAACTAG
- the LOC120455971 gene encoding kelch-like protein 5 isoform X1: protein MSAVNQKESPSRDSTASTSGHISMLADNTLESLSRDYSLGSLNSAGSQDEFFRCRDHADNILKRMQLYVDSQQLCDVVLIAGIDGKRVPAHRLVLSASSAYFSAMFTGSLRETKEQEVTLGEVHGDALHLLVQYCYTGFIEMREDTVETLLATACLLQLNAVVTACCNFLARQLHPSNCLGFAFFAEQQSCTTLLRLAQAYTCQYFMQVCQNQEFFQLNADQLGKLLSSDDLNVPSEQDVFHSLMSWVRHDSPTREQHIPELLALVRLPLLQPAFIMDHVENVCNANECQQLVMEAFKWHLMPERRSRIATERTTPRKSTVGRLLAVGGMDAHKGAISIESYCPRLDKWTPWKHMTGRRLQFGAAVMEDKLILVGGRDGLKTLNTVESLDLNTMAWAPLNAMATPRHGLGVAVLEGPLYAVGGHDGWSYLNTVERWDPIARTWSYVAPMSSMRSTAGVAVLGGRLYAVGGRDGSVCHRSIECYDPHTNKWSLLAPMNRRRGGVGVTVANGFLYALGGHDCPASNPMVCRTETVERYDPATDTWTLICSLALGRDAIGCALLGDRLIVVGGYDGNHALKSVEEYDPVRNGWNELAPMAFARAGACVVAIPNVIPPAAQQPPPSATKKKKWKPVRLDPICYNRRPRSVEFVDYYNM, encoded by the exons ATGTCGGCGGTGAACCAGAAGGAGAGTCCCAGCCGGGACTCGACGGCCTCCACATCCGGGCACATCTCGATGCTGGCGGACAACACATTGGAGTCGCTGTCGCGGGACTACAGCCTGGGCAGCTTGAACTCGGCGGGCAGCCAGGATGAGTTCTTTCGGTGTCGCGACCATGCGGATAATATACTCAAGCGGATGCAGCTCTACGTGGATAGCCAGCAGCTCTGCGATGTGGTCCTAATCGCTGGTATCGATGGAAAGAG GGTGCCCGCCCACCGCCTGGTGCTATCGGCGTCGAGCGCCTACTTCTCGGCCATGTTCACGGGATCGCTGCGCGAGAccaaggagcaggaggtgACCCTCGGCGAGGTGCACGGCGATGCACTGCATCTGCTGGTCCAGTACTGCTACACCGGCTTCATTGAGATGCGCGAGGACACCGTGGAGACGCTGCTGGCCACCGCCTGTCTGCTGCAGCTAAACGCCGTGGTGACCGCCTGCTGCAACTTCCTGGCCCGCCAACTCCATCCATCCAACTGCCTTGGGTTCGCCTTCTTTGCGGAGCAACAGAGCTGCACCACGCTGCTGCGTCTGGCGCAGGCCTACACCTGCCAGTACTTCATGCAGGTGTGCCAGAACCAAGAGTTCTTCCAGTTGAACGCCGATCAGTTGGGCAAGCTGCTGAGCAGCGATGATCTCAATGTGCCCTCGGAGCAGGATGTCTTTCACAGTCTGATGTCGTGGGTACGCCACGATTCCCCTACCCGTGAGCAGCACATACCGGAGCTGTTGGCCCTGGTGCGACTGCCCCTCCTGCAGCCAGCATTCATCATGGACCACGTGGAGAACGTGTGCAATGCCAACGAGTGCCAGCAGCTGGTAATGGAGGCCTTCAAGTGGCACCTGATGCCCGAGCGCCGATCTCGAATAGCTACCGAGCGAACCACGCCGCGCAAATCCACAGTAGGTCGTCTCCTGGCCGTCGGCGGCATGGATGCCCACAAGGGCGCAATCAGCATCGAGAGCTATTGCCCGCGTTTGGACAAGTGGACACCGTGGAAGCACATGACCGGTCGTCGCCTGCAATTCGGCGCTGCTGTCATGGAGGATAAACTGATCCTAGTGGGCGGACGTGACGGGCTAAAGACCCTGAACACCGTGGAGAGTTTGGACCTGAATACGATGGCCTGGGCACCGCTCAATGCCATGGCCACGCCTCGTCATGGACTGGGCGTGGCGGTGCTGGAGGGTCCACTCTATGCGGTGGGCGGTCACGATGGCTGGAGCTACCTGAACACCGTGGAAAG ATGGGATCCCATTGCCCGCACTTGGAGCTATGTGGCGCCCATGTCCTCGATGCGTTCCACCGCCGGCGTTGCTGTCCTGGGCGGTCGACTGTATGCGGTGGGCGGACGTGATGGTTCCGTCTGTCATCGCTCCATCGAGTGCTACGATCCACACACCAACAAATGGAGCCTTCTGGCGCCGATGAACAGGAGACGCGGCGGCGTGGGC GTGACGGTGGCCAATGGTTTCCTGTACGCCTTGGGTGGTCACGACTGTCCGGCCAGCAATCCAATGGTCTGTCGCACGGAGACGGTGGAGCGCTACGACCCAGCCACCGATACCTGGACTCTG ATCTGCTCACTGGCCTTGGGCCGGGACGCGATCGGATGTGCCCTACTGGGCGATCGCCTGATCGTCGTCGGCGGCTACGATGGCAATCATGCGCTGAAGAGCGTGGAGGAGTACGACCCGGTGCGGAATGGATGGAACGAACTGGCGCCCATGGCATTTGCAAGGGCCGGCGCCTGTGTGGTGGCGATTCCGAATGTCATACCGCCGGCGGCCCAACAGCCGCCGCCCAGTGCTACA aaaaagaagaagtgGAAGCCAGTGAGATTGGATCCAATCTGCTATAATAGGCGTCCCAGATCTGTCGAGTTTGTCGACTACTATAACATGTAA
- the LOC120455971 gene encoding kelch-like protein 5 isoform X2 — MSAVNQKESPSRDSTASTSGHISMLADNTLESLSRDYSLGSLNSAGSQDEFFRCRDHADNILKRMQLYVDSQQLCDVVLIAGIDGKRVPAHRLVLSASSAYFSAMFTGSLRETKEQEVTLGEVHGDALHLLVQYCYTGFIEMREDTVETLLATACLLQLNAVVTACCNFLARQLHPSNCLGFAFFAEQQSCTTLLRLAQAYTCQYFMQVCQNQEFFQLNADQLGKLLSSDDLNVPSEQDVFHSLMSWVRHDSPTREQHIPELLALVRLPLLQPAFIMDHVENVCNANECQQLVMEAFKWHLMPERRSRIATERTTPRKSTVGRLLAVGGMDAHKGAISIESYCPRLDKWTPWKHMTGRRLQFGAAVMEDKLILVGGRDGLKTLNTVESLDLNTMAWAPLNAMATPRHGLGVAVLEGPLYAVGGHDGWSYLNTVERWDPIARTWSYVAPMSSMRSTAGVAVLGGRLYAVGGRDGSVCHRSIECYDPHTNKWSLLAPMNRRRGGVGVTVANGFLYALGGHDCPASNPMVCRTETVERYDPATDTWTLICSLALGRDAIGCALLGDRLIVVGGYDGNHALKSVEEYDPVRNGWNELAPMAFARAGACVVAIPNVIPPAAQQPPPSATV; from the exons ATGTCGGCGGTGAACCAGAAGGAGAGTCCCAGCCGGGACTCGACGGCCTCCACATCCGGGCACATCTCGATGCTGGCGGACAACACATTGGAGTCGCTGTCGCGGGACTACAGCCTGGGCAGCTTGAACTCGGCGGGCAGCCAGGATGAGTTCTTTCGGTGTCGCGACCATGCGGATAATATACTCAAGCGGATGCAGCTCTACGTGGATAGCCAGCAGCTCTGCGATGTGGTCCTAATCGCTGGTATCGATGGAAAGAG GGTGCCCGCCCACCGCCTGGTGCTATCGGCGTCGAGCGCCTACTTCTCGGCCATGTTCACGGGATCGCTGCGCGAGAccaaggagcaggaggtgACCCTCGGCGAGGTGCACGGCGATGCACTGCATCTGCTGGTCCAGTACTGCTACACCGGCTTCATTGAGATGCGCGAGGACACCGTGGAGACGCTGCTGGCCACCGCCTGTCTGCTGCAGCTAAACGCCGTGGTGACCGCCTGCTGCAACTTCCTGGCCCGCCAACTCCATCCATCCAACTGCCTTGGGTTCGCCTTCTTTGCGGAGCAACAGAGCTGCACCACGCTGCTGCGTCTGGCGCAGGCCTACACCTGCCAGTACTTCATGCAGGTGTGCCAGAACCAAGAGTTCTTCCAGTTGAACGCCGATCAGTTGGGCAAGCTGCTGAGCAGCGATGATCTCAATGTGCCCTCGGAGCAGGATGTCTTTCACAGTCTGATGTCGTGGGTACGCCACGATTCCCCTACCCGTGAGCAGCACATACCGGAGCTGTTGGCCCTGGTGCGACTGCCCCTCCTGCAGCCAGCATTCATCATGGACCACGTGGAGAACGTGTGCAATGCCAACGAGTGCCAGCAGCTGGTAATGGAGGCCTTCAAGTGGCACCTGATGCCCGAGCGCCGATCTCGAATAGCTACCGAGCGAACCACGCCGCGCAAATCCACAGTAGGTCGTCTCCTGGCCGTCGGCGGCATGGATGCCCACAAGGGCGCAATCAGCATCGAGAGCTATTGCCCGCGTTTGGACAAGTGGACACCGTGGAAGCACATGACCGGTCGTCGCCTGCAATTCGGCGCTGCTGTCATGGAGGATAAACTGATCCTAGTGGGCGGACGTGACGGGCTAAAGACCCTGAACACCGTGGAGAGTTTGGACCTGAATACGATGGCCTGGGCACCGCTCAATGCCATGGCCACGCCTCGTCATGGACTGGGCGTGGCGGTGCTGGAGGGTCCACTCTATGCGGTGGGCGGTCACGATGGCTGGAGCTACCTGAACACCGTGGAAAG ATGGGATCCCATTGCCCGCACTTGGAGCTATGTGGCGCCCATGTCCTCGATGCGTTCCACCGCCGGCGTTGCTGTCCTGGGCGGTCGACTGTATGCGGTGGGCGGACGTGATGGTTCCGTCTGTCATCGCTCCATCGAGTGCTACGATCCACACACCAACAAATGGAGCCTTCTGGCGCCGATGAACAGGAGACGCGGCGGCGTGGGC GTGACGGTGGCCAATGGTTTCCTGTACGCCTTGGGTGGTCACGACTGTCCGGCCAGCAATCCAATGGTCTGTCGCACGGAGACGGTGGAGCGCTACGACCCAGCCACCGATACCTGGACTCTG ATCTGCTCACTGGCCTTGGGCCGGGACGCGATCGGATGTGCCCTACTGGGCGATCGCCTGATCGTCGTCGGCGGCTACGATGGCAATCATGCGCTGAAGAGCGTGGAGGAGTACGACCCGGTGCGGAATGGATGGAACGAACTGGCGCCCATGGCATTTGCAAGGGCCGGCGCCTGTGTGGTGGCGATTCCGAATGTCATACCGCCGGCGGCCCAACAGCCGCCGCCCAGTGCTACAGTTTAG
- the LOC120455770 gene encoding synembryn, with translation MEAEHLKRLEAKEADHIPAILGEFNTKNADLLVFDSFRTDNLWHELWLAIFGILDDQRLSHLHTQCLNTVRILTRDEFSLQTNYIEQEVNTLLKLARIEAGSLKLPATPDELKQQEREEPQQEPSQAQSEVIAEALKCLCNLVYQSSDCRRQCLRQHCLDAILKRVASSMRHPCALEYYDMKLLFLLTALEPAARSRLQIDLNGLTYMTKWLDDKLGEESVGEEQLNIICELLKVMFNVTSAPDKSPNEYEIQSLHLTGVLRELLLRFGDLATDKDRAVVTHAINLLTNISGSCLTELTLRCSNAELESHKEKEQDNEKEKDTEAGASAKPRECCSQCFEKRNVRSLDVLLGYLRQSLAQQEAEASSHELLSPVLTVLVKCARSDRVMRHYLRQEILPPLRDVSQRPEVGLELRNHLCRFLTLPAMILRDLSAELLFVLCKENVGRMIKYTGYGNAAGLFAKRGILDCRRVEGTDYSSDSEDSDTEEYKQQQQGINPVLGCVEPRSKSHLDNISEEQKEYEAMQLVNLIEQLRQGGIVKPAMIDKDGRPQPLEHILQLQEELPQQQLDQKRKT, from the exons ATGGAAGCGGAGCACCTGAAACGACTGGAGGCCAAGGAGGCGGACCACATTCCCGCCATCCTGGGTGAATTCAACACGAAG AATGCGGATCTGCTGGTCTTCGACAGCTTCCGCACGGACAACCTGTGGCACGAACTCTGGCTGGCCATTTTCGGCATATTGGACGACCAGCGTCTTAGTCATCTGCATACGCAGTGCCTGAACACGGTGAGGATTCTAACGCGCGACGAGTTCAGCCTGCAGACGAACTACATCGAACAGGAGGTGAACACACTGCTGAAGCTGGCCAGGATTGAGGCCGGCTCACTGAAGCTGCCCGCCACACCGGACGAGCTTAAGCAGCAGGAACGCGAAGAGCCCCAGCAGGAGCCCAGCCAGGCACAATCGGAGGTAATTGCCGAGGCACTGAAGTGCTTGTGCAACCTGGTCTACCAGAGCTCCGACTGCAGGCGCCAGTGCCTGCGACAACACTGCCTGGACGCGATCCTCAAGAGGGTGGCGTCCTCGATGCGGCATCCCTGTGCGCTGGAGTACTATGACATGAAGCTCCTCTTCCTGCTCACTGCCTTGGAGCCGGCGGCCCGATCTCGCCTACAAATCGATTTGAATGGCCTCACCTACATGACCAAGTGGCTGGACGACAAGCTGGGCGAAGAGTCCGTTGGCGAGGAGCAGCTGAACATCATCTGCGAGCTGCTCAAGGTGATGTTCAACGTGACCAGTGCTCCGGACAAGAGCCCCAACGAGTACGAGATCCAGAGCTTGCATTTGACGGGAGTACTGAGGGAGCTGCTCCTGCGTTTCGGCGACTTGGCCACCGACAAGGATCGCGCCGTCGTCACACATGCCATCAATCTGCTGACCAACATCTCTGGCAGCTGCCTAACCGAACTCACCCTGCGCTGCTCCAATGCCGAGTTGGAGTCGCACAAGGAAAAGGAACAGGACAATGAGAAGGAAAAAGATACGGAAGCGGGAGCCAGTGCCAAACCCCGTGAGTGCTGCTCCCAGTGCTTCGAAAAGCGCAATGTCCGCAGCCTGGACGTGCTGCTTGGCTATCTACGGCAATCTCTGGCCCAACAGGAGGCCGAGGCCAGCTCGCATGAGTTGCTCTCCCCAGTGCTGACCGTGCTGGTGAAATGTGCGCGCAGCGATCGTGTGATGCGTCACTATCTGCGCCAGGAGATTCTGCCGCCGCTCCGGGACGTTAGTCAACGACCAGAGGTTGGTCTGGAGCTGCGCAATCATCTGTGCCGGTTCCTTACACTACCCGCAATGATCCTGCGAGATCTGTCTGCCGAGCTGCTCTTCGTACTGTGCAAAGAAAATGTCGGCAGGATGATCAAATATACGGGCTATGGCAACGCAGCCGGACTCTTTGCCAAGCGGGGCATACTGGACTGCCGGCGAGTGGAGGGCACCGACTACTCCTCCGACAGCGAGGACAGCGACACCGAGGAGtacaaacagcagcagcagggcaTCAATCCAGTCCTCGGCTGTGTGGAGCCGCGCAGCAAGTCGCATTTGGACAACATAAGCGAGGAGCAGAAGGAATACGAGGCCATGCAGCTGGTCAATCTCATCGAGCAGCTGCGTCAGGGCGGAATCGTGAAGCCGGCGATGATTGACAAGGACGGGCGGCCGCAGCCGCTGGAACACATCCTCCAGCTGCAGGAGGagctgccgcagcagcagctcgaCCAGAAGCGGAAAACCTAA